The following are from one region of the Segatella oris genome:
- a CDS encoding IPT/TIG domain-containing protein, translating into MKRNKLIMKRWIYAFFIVTLCGNMVACSDKDEDNTARYNPNVPVTISRYTPTGGTDSQEMVIYGSNFGIDPKQVSVTIDGKEAKLNYVKSDSLSCIVPYWRESGLFEVEVKVAKQSAKATKKFAYASPLTVQTLIGYRISNDNPGWKDGTFGTGKDDGSATFGKQAAFMKFDPQNHDHLYVAYEDFDYSGYGVQLIDLKAKTVTTVMHGSKCFEGKRLRAIDFTAKGDMVIATDRDDSGDRSTSVWIVKRNADGSFTDDSKCEVLAAYKQCNTVAVHPVNGELYFNSYGNNAIYRLDVTKYYANASGTTPWVPYLTGNNYEQMLTLGASRWNFNITIHPTGKYAYVIALNQNCIYRMDYDEATKRFKQPYLVSGQQGVKGWADGKGDGTLMNFPYQGIFVKNPDYVAQGKEDVYDFYFCDYDNYCVRYLTPEGRVRTFAGRGATSAMGDNNTWGPEDGDLRETARFGSPTGIAYDERTETFYIFDTYYKTVRTISR; encoded by the coding sequence ATGAAAAGGAATAAACTCATAATGAAGCGTTGGATATATGCATTCTTCATCGTCACCTTATGTGGTAATATGGTGGCTTGTAGCGATAAAGATGAGGATAATACTGCACGTTATAATCCTAATGTGCCTGTAACCATCAGCCGTTACACGCCAACTGGGGGTACCGATAGCCAGGAAATGGTTATCTATGGTTCAAATTTCGGAATTGATCCTAAACAGGTAAGTGTAACGATTGATGGCAAGGAGGCCAAGCTGAACTACGTAAAGTCTGACAGTCTCAGCTGTATCGTACCTTATTGGAGAGAGTCTGGACTATTTGAAGTAGAGGTGAAGGTTGCGAAACAGTCTGCCAAGGCCACTAAAAAGTTTGCGTATGCCAGTCCGCTGACAGTGCAGACACTGATTGGCTACCGTATAAGCAATGACAATCCGGGTTGGAAAGACGGCACGTTTGGTACGGGCAAGGACGACGGTTCGGCTACTTTCGGTAAGCAGGCTGCCTTTATGAAGTTTGATCCACAGAACCATGATCATTTGTATGTTGCTTACGAAGACTTCGATTATAGTGGTTACGGCGTGCAACTTATTGACTTGAAAGCTAAGACTGTCACTACTGTGATGCACGGTAGTAAGTGTTTTGAAGGTAAGCGCTTACGTGCAATAGACTTTACGGCAAAGGGCGACATGGTGATTGCTACTGACCGTGACGACAGCGGAGACCGTTCTACCAGTGTATGGATTGTTAAGCGCAACGCCGATGGAAGCTTCACCGATGATTCGAAATGTGAGGTGCTGGCCGCTTACAAGCAATGCAACACTGTAGCCGTGCACCCTGTCAATGGTGAACTATATTTCAACAGCTACGGCAACAATGCGATTTATCGTCTTGATGTGACCAAATATTATGCCAATGCATCGGGAACAACTCCGTGGGTTCCCTATCTCACGGGCAATAATTATGAGCAAATGCTTACGCTTGGTGCCAGTCGTTGGAACTTTAACATTACCATACATCCTACCGGCAAGTATGCTTATGTGATAGCACTGAACCAAAATTGCATCTATCGCATGGATTACGATGAGGCCACCAAACGTTTCAAGCAGCCTTACCTTGTTTCCGGACAGCAGGGTGTGAAAGGATGGGCCGACGGCAAGGGAGACGGTACATTGATGAACTTCCCCTATCAAGGCATATTCGTGAAAAATCCAGACTATGTGGCACAAGGAAAGGAAGACGTTTACGATTTCTACTTCTGTGATTATGACAACTATTGCGTGCGTTATCTTACACCCGAAGGTCGTGTCCGCACCTTTGCGGGACGTGGAGCAACATCGGCCATGGGAGATAATAACACCTGGGGGCCTGAAGATGGCGACCTGAGAGAGACTGCGCGCTTCGGGAGTCCTACGGGTATTGCCTACGATGAGCGTACCGAGACATTCTACATTTTCGATACTTACTATAAAACTGTGAGAACGATAAGCCGTTGA
- a CDS encoding endonuclease/exonuclease/phosphatase family protein produces the protein MKRELLFLKHGYLNVAFLMLFGCCSVACSNEDDNPTPEPPKPVEVYQDLKVFQLNTWFGATQVNNAYNGLVDVINQVNPDIVLLCELRNDLLLKKIPDGDGEYTHRLCQSLKTKYQKDYYGKNHGTFVGVLSKYEIKSFKVLPAPTDNYMIKVTVEVRGQEMTFYSVHLDYKHYACYLPRGYNSGPDWSKLPNPITDSKRIMKDNRLSTRDEAMEMFLDDARSEMDRGRIVVLGGDFNEPSDLDWQANTKDMYSHNGVIADWDCSVMLRKADFVDTYREKFPNPVTHPGFTFPADNKNASISQLSFCPEYDERDRIDFVYYNKLQPVELLKAELVGPSGSIYFGKRGANDSKDTFIEPKGTWPTDHKGNLTTFKVRVKK, from the coding sequence ATGAAAAGAGAACTTCTTTTTTTAAAGCATGGTTATCTGAATGTGGCATTCTTGATGTTGTTCGGCTGTTGCTCTGTTGCGTGCAGCAATGAAGATGACAATCCCACTCCAGAGCCACCAAAACCCGTAGAAGTGTATCAAGACCTGAAAGTTTTCCAGCTAAACACATGGTTTGGAGCAACACAAGTGAATAATGCTTATAATGGCTTGGTAGATGTTATCAACCAAGTCAACCCTGATATTGTGTTGTTGTGCGAGTTGCGTAACGATCTTTTGTTGAAGAAAATTCCTGACGGCGACGGCGAGTACACACATCGTCTGTGCCAATCGTTAAAAACAAAGTACCAGAAAGATTACTATGGTAAGAATCATGGCACGTTTGTCGGTGTGTTGTCGAAGTATGAAATAAAGAGCTTCAAGGTACTTCCCGCACCCACTGATAACTATATGATAAAAGTAACGGTGGAAGTTCGCGGGCAAGAGATGACTTTCTATTCTGTGCATCTTGACTACAAACACTATGCTTGCTACCTGCCAAGAGGTTATAACAGTGGGCCGGACTGGTCGAAACTTCCCAATCCTATTACCGACAGTAAGCGTATAATGAAGGACAACCGGCTGAGCACGCGCGACGAGGCAATGGAAATGTTTCTTGATGATGCTCGAAGCGAGATGGATCGGGGACGTATTGTTGTCTTAGGAGGTGACTTTAATGAGCCTTCTGATCTTGATTGGCAGGCCAACACAAAGGATATGTACAGCCATAATGGGGTGATAGCCGACTGGGATTGCTCCGTGATGTTGAGAAAGGCAGACTTTGTAGACACTTATCGTGAAAAATTTCCAAATCCTGTTACACATCCGGGCTTTACTTTCCCTGCTGATAATAAGAATGCCAGCATAAGCCAATTATCTTTCTGCCCTGAATACGATGAGCGCGACCGTATCGACTTTGTATATTATAATAAGTTGCAACCCGTTGAACTGTTGAAAGCTGAACTCGTCGGGCCATCTGGCTCTATTTATTTTGGCAAGCGTGGAGCCAACGATTCGAAAGATACCTTTATTGAGCCAAAGGGAACTTGGCCTACGGATCATAAGGGAAATCTTACTACATTTAAAGTTCGGGTGAAGAAATAA
- a CDS encoding family 43 glycosylhydrolase, with the protein MIKRIFLVACMQILTIVVYGQYTNPVLNKNMPDPSVVRAPDGQFYVYATEGGGQCVPIYKSRNLATRWRFAGSAFNSSTRPSFIKGGNIWAPDINYINGQFVLYYSMAEWGKEWNCGIGVATSSSPRGGFVDRGKLFTSSEIGVQNSIDPCFFQDDDGKKYLFWGSFRGVWGIELSDDGLSLKPGAEKFQIGPNHNWMHHGTEATMMVKRNGYYYFMGSLGNCCEGANSTYRVVVSRSKELRGPYVNKRGKKIMDVGGSYESVLSGNELVAGPGHCSQLIIDDNGDYWMLYHGFDKSDIDAGRKLFMDKVLWDNEGWPYIEGKHPSKGGAVPFFKDETSNGIADVDATPDAYTVVCGGDNYYQISTPDNSAFTWELYAISGEKIKAGRAIHTQDLWLTDVPVGIYVVKVRGNSGSIKQKIVKVK; encoded by the coding sequence ATGATAAAAAGAATATTCCTGGTTGCTTGTATGCAGATATTGACTATAGTTGTTTATGGCCAATATACTAATCCCGTCTTAAATAAAAACATGCCCGATCCAAGCGTTGTACGCGCACCCGATGGCCAGTTTTATGTTTATGCTACAGAGGGCGGTGGGCAGTGTGTGCCCATTTACAAGTCACGCAACCTCGCTACGCGATGGCGATTTGCGGGTTCAGCCTTCAACAGCTCGACTCGTCCCTCCTTTATAAAGGGTGGAAACATCTGGGCACCCGATATCAATTACATCAATGGACAATTTGTTCTTTACTATTCTATGGCTGAATGGGGAAAGGAGTGGAACTGTGGTATTGGTGTAGCTACATCTTCTTCGCCTCGTGGAGGATTTGTAGATAGAGGAAAACTCTTTACCAGTTCTGAGATTGGTGTGCAAAACAGCATTGACCCCTGTTTCTTTCAAGACGATGATGGAAAGAAATACCTCTTTTGGGGGAGCTTTCGTGGCGTGTGGGGAATAGAGCTGTCTGATGATGGGTTGTCTTTAAAGCCGGGGGCAGAGAAGTTCCAGATTGGCCCGAACCATAATTGGATGCACCATGGCACAGAAGCCACGATGATGGTGAAGCGTAATGGCTACTATTATTTTATGGGTTCGTTGGGTAATTGCTGCGAAGGAGCCAATAGCACCTACCGAGTTGTGGTGTCGCGAAGTAAAGAATTGCGCGGCCCATACGTCAACAAGCGTGGTAAGAAGATAATGGATGTAGGCGGCTCGTATGAAAGTGTGCTGTCGGGTAATGAACTTGTAGCTGGTCCTGGGCATTGTTCGCAACTGATTATCGACGATAATGGCGATTATTGGATGCTGTATCATGGGTTCGATAAGTCTGATATAGACGCTGGCAGAAAGCTTTTCATGGACAAAGTGTTGTGGGATAACGAAGGCTGGCCCTATATAGAGGGCAAACATCCGTCGAAGGGAGGGGCAGTTCCTTTCTTTAAAGACGAGACCTCTAATGGTATTGCTGATGTTGATGCCACGCCGGATGCCTACACCGTTGTCTGTGGTGGCGACAATTATTATCAGATTTCAACCCCCGATAACTCCGCCTTCACATGGGAACTCTATGCCATAAGCGGCGAAAAGATAAAAGCAGGCAGGGCCATACACACGCAAGATCTATGGTTGACGGATGTACCCGTGGGTATATATGTGGTAAAGGTAAGAGGAAATAGTGGTAGCATTAAACAGAAAATTGTAAAAGTTAAATAG
- a CDS encoding glutaminase family protein: protein MKKLLLCLVGMASMLAAEAQEGSFFEPYRRTNLRLPSVPLIVNDPYFSIWSPYNNLYDGTTCHWTGQRKSISGLLRVDGVVYRFMGKEGDRLLKPVAPMADIGAWTAKVSYVKPATNWIQRDFDDSKWQTQRAAFGSPQEYPNIRTSWTGLNSDIYIRRHVTLTKEDLARDLWLIYSHDDKCEVYINGILAVQTGETWLQNEELILPSNVKESLHVGDNVIAYHVHNTTGGANADIGLFANVKENHKDIRNAVQTSCDVMATNTYYSFRCGGIDLRLVFTAPMFLDDLNLLSTPINYVSYQVCSNDKRKHDVQIFFGTTPELAVIKNTQPTISRIQNVNNIDYVRTGSVEQNVLGKTGDLLCIDWGYLMIPNVNGNITMADQNAVERQFVDKGALAQRDAQRIKSNNESEMPMLGYLHNFGLTDCDSSYMMIGYDEIQDVQFLGTRYKAYWSKDGQQLTDAFENFRNNYKSYMQRARRWDKIIYDDALAAGNKKYAETLAASYRQTLAAHKLFMDKDGDLMYFSKENSSGGFINTVDVTYPAAPLFFTYNIQLEKGALEGIFKYCADSSRWGFHFPAHDLGFYPIADKQTYASCFPGGNGDFGKNMPVEEAGNMVILTAMTCLREGKADFAKKYWDLLTMWTNYLVANGQDPANQLCTDDFAGHLAHNVNLSVKAIMGIAGYALMAQMQGEDTTYRTYMDKARQMAATLERTANDGDHYRLAYDRSGTWSMKYNMVWDKLWGLNLFSKQMKQKEYNYYLTKAEPYGIPLDNRERYTKSDWEMWTACLADTQEGFTRMSDFVWEFADKTKNRVPFSDWYWVNSGDYQIFQGRSVLGGHWMKVLMDNFLKNKKFSTSIENPHQLSCIPKKEIGRYDVDGRRLSAPTRGINVVRYKDKTVKKVIVK, encoded by the coding sequence ATGAAAAAGCTATTACTCTGTTTGGTTGGTATGGCAAGTATGTTGGCAGCAGAAGCACAGGAGGGTTCGTTTTTCGAGCCCTATCGGCGTACAAACCTTCGTCTGCCATCTGTTCCTCTAATAGTAAATGATCCCTATTTCTCCATATGGTCGCCATATAATAACCTATACGACGGCACTACATGCCATTGGACGGGGCAAAGGAAAAGCATTAGTGGCTTGTTGCGAGTTGATGGAGTGGTCTATCGGTTTATGGGAAAAGAGGGGGATAGACTGCTAAAACCAGTAGCGCCAATGGCTGACATAGGTGCATGGACAGCAAAAGTCAGTTATGTAAAGCCTGCTACAAATTGGATACAACGTGACTTTGACGATAGTAAGTGGCAGACGCAACGAGCTGCATTTGGTAGTCCCCAAGAGTATCCTAACATACGTACATCCTGGACAGGTCTTAATTCGGATATCTACATACGTCGCCATGTGACACTGACGAAAGAAGATTTAGCTCGTGACTTGTGGCTGATTTATTCCCATGACGATAAGTGCGAGGTGTACATAAATGGAATTTTGGCAGTCCAAACGGGAGAAACATGGTTGCAAAATGAGGAATTGATATTACCGTCAAATGTAAAAGAGAGTTTGCATGTTGGTGATAATGTTATCGCATACCACGTGCATAACACTACCGGTGGAGCCAATGCCGATATCGGTCTGTTTGCCAATGTGAAGGAAAACCATAAAGACATACGTAATGCAGTACAAACCAGCTGTGACGTTATGGCAACGAACACTTATTATTCATTTCGTTGTGGAGGTATAGACTTACGTTTGGTTTTCACCGCTCCTATGTTTCTCGACGACCTGAATTTGCTTTCTACTCCCATTAACTACGTCTCTTATCAGGTTTGCTCTAATGATAAGCGAAAACATGATGTGCAGATATTCTTCGGAACGACACCAGAATTAGCGGTGATAAAGAACACCCAACCCACGATTTCGCGCATACAAAATGTGAACAATATTGACTATGTGCGCACAGGAAGCGTAGAGCAGAACGTGTTGGGCAAGACAGGTGATTTACTTTGCATTGATTGGGGCTACTTGATGATACCCAATGTGAATGGAAATATAACTATGGCCGACCAAAATGCTGTGGAAAGGCAATTTGTTGACAAGGGGGCGTTGGCCCAACGTGATGCACAGCGTATTAAGAGTAATAACGAAAGCGAGATGCCCATGCTGGGGTACTTGCACAACTTTGGGTTAACGGATTGCGATTCAAGCTACATGATGATAGGTTATGATGAGATACAAGATGTGCAATTTCTTGGAACGCGCTACAAAGCCTATTGGTCGAAAGATGGACAGCAGCTTACTGATGCCTTCGAGAACTTCCGCAATAATTATAAGTCGTACATGCAACGTGCGCGCCGATGGGACAAGATAATCTACGACGATGCTTTAGCAGCAGGAAATAAGAAGTATGCCGAGACCTTGGCAGCCTCTTATCGTCAGACTTTGGCTGCCCATAAGCTGTTTATGGATAAAGATGGCGATCTGATGTACTTCTCGAAAGAGAACAGCTCGGGTGGATTTATCAATACAGTAGACGTGACCTATCCTGCTGCACCGCTATTCTTTACCTATAATATACAGTTAGAAAAAGGTGCTTTAGAAGGTATATTCAAGTATTGCGCTGACAGTTCGCGCTGGGGATTTCATTTCCCGGCACATGATCTGGGTTTCTATCCCATTGCTGACAAACAGACTTATGCCTCCTGTTTTCCTGGTGGAAATGGAGATTTCGGTAAAAATATGCCTGTAGAAGAAGCGGGGAATATGGTTATTCTCACAGCAATGACCTGCCTAAGAGAGGGAAAAGCTGATTTTGCCAAAAAGTATTGGGACTTGCTTACCATGTGGACAAACTATTTGGTAGCTAATGGACAAGATCCCGCTAATCAACTCTGTACTGATGATTTTGCGGGGCATTTAGCACACAACGTAAACCTTTCTGTAAAGGCTATTATGGGAATTGCCGGATATGCATTGATGGCACAAATGCAAGGAGAAGATACTACATACCGTACTTATATGGATAAGGCGCGTCAAATGGCTGCTACATTAGAACGAACAGCTAACGATGGCGACCATTACCGATTAGCTTACGACCGCAGCGGCACGTGGAGCATGAAATATAATATGGTGTGGGACAAACTGTGGGGACTGAACCTTTTCTCCAAACAAATGAAACAGAAGGAGTATAACTATTATCTTACAAAGGCAGAACCATACGGTATTCCATTGGATAATCGTGAAAGATATACGAAATCAGATTGGGAGATGTGGACTGCATGTTTGGCCGATACTCAAGAAGGATTCACACGAATGTCAGACTTTGTGTGGGAATTCGCTGACAAGACTAAGAATAGAGTGCCATTTAGTGATTGGTATTGGGTGAACAGTGGCGATTATCAGATATTCCAAGGCCGCTCTGTACTTGGCGGACATTGGATGAAAGTGCTGATGGACAACTTCTTGAAGAATAAGAAGTTTTCAACAAGTATAGAGAATCCTCATCAACTCTCCTGTATTCCCAAGAAAGAGATAGGTCGATATGATGTAGACGGGCGACGGCTTTCTGCTCCGACGCGGGGAATAAACGTTGTCCGATACAAAGACAAGACTGTGAAGAAGGTGATAGTAAAGTAA
- a CDS encoding gluconate 5-dehydrogenase, with translation MDTFSQRFSLEGKVALVTGAAYGIGFAIAEAYAKAGAKVAFNCRSEHHLQQALADYKAKGIDARGYIADVTDETQVKELVEKVEKELGTIDILVNNAGIIKRIPMEEMSVEDFRQVIDIDLNAPFIVSKAVIPGMKRKGHGKIINICSMMSELGRETVSAYAAAKGGLKMLTRNICSEFGEHNIQCNGIGPGYIATPQTAPLRELQADGSRHPFDRFIISKTPAARWGTPEDLMGPAVFLASDASDFVNGHILYVDGGILAYIGKQP, from the coding sequence ATGGACACATTTTCTCAGAGATTCTCCTTAGAAGGGAAAGTAGCATTAGTTACAGGTGCTGCCTATGGTATCGGATTTGCTATCGCAGAGGCTTATGCCAAAGCTGGAGCTAAGGTGGCATTCAACTGCCGAAGCGAACATCATCTGCAGCAGGCATTGGCCGACTACAAGGCTAAAGGCATTGATGCACGCGGATATATTGCCGACGTGACCGACGAAACACAGGTGAAAGAACTTGTTGAAAAGGTCGAAAAAGAGCTTGGCACGATTGACATTCTCGTCAACAATGCCGGTATCATCAAGCGTATTCCAATGGAAGAGATGAGCGTTGAAGACTTCCGCCAGGTGATTGACATTGACCTCAACGCACCTTTCATCGTGTCAAAAGCCGTAATTCCGGGCATGAAACGAAAAGGACATGGTAAGATTATCAATATCTGTTCAATGATGAGTGAATTAGGTCGCGAGACCGTCAGTGCCTACGCAGCTGCCAAGGGCGGTCTGAAGATGCTGACACGCAACATCTGTTCAGAATTTGGTGAGCACAACATCCAGTGTAACGGCATTGGCCCGGGCTACATTGCAACACCGCAAACCGCTCCTCTTCGTGAGCTTCAGGCTGACGGCAGCCGTCATCCTTTCGACCGTTTCATCATCAGCAAGACTCCAGCTGCACGTTGGGGTACTCCGGAAGACCTTATGGGGCCGGCCGTATTCCTTGCTTCTGATGCCAGTGATTTCGTCAATGGACACATCCTTTATGTTGATGGTGGCATCTTGGCTTATATCGGTAAGCAACCTTAA
- a CDS encoding DUF6242 domain-containing protein yields MKTKLILFVALFSALFVFASCLKGDDNETITYSDTAITAFSLGNLKYPKHGKTKKGADTIFQVKLTGSNYKFYIDQINKEIYNVDSLPYGVNASKILCTISAKNGGAILYKKLTSDSLKYFSTADSIDFSQAREFRVYSRDGKSYRSYTVRVNVHKVDVGKFAWEQTNGQDDRLGILSAMKAVTLNGKIYIMGTEGNNTKLYATPNNDVGGWQQLTPNIPLDLKAYSNLTVSDGYLYTYSDSRIQRSRDGVTWETRGAVVLKQLAGGANGNLYGITDGGILMSKDGGTTWQSETLASNSTELPSQNISLFSFSSKVNTGTYDLVLIGNPPSGNDVYGALVWGKQLNSSQSAQSWIFYGQDNQPYMAPSLTNLQVAKMGEDLIAFGGKGIGKYKAKAFESFFISKGKGTGWKKDARLSLPANFESNETSFTMTIDENNNLWLIAGGSGRIWKGNLAGLLLKK; encoded by the coding sequence ATGAAAACGAAACTTATACTCTTTGTGGCGCTATTCTCGGCCCTGTTTGTCTTTGCATCTTGCTTGAAAGGCGATGATAATGAGACCATCACTTATAGTGATACGGCCATCACAGCGTTTTCTTTGGGAAATCTGAAATACCCTAAACATGGTAAAACTAAGAAAGGTGCAGACACTATCTTCCAAGTAAAACTGACTGGCAGTAACTATAAATTCTATATAGATCAAATCAACAAGGAGATTTACAATGTGGATTCTCTGCCTTATGGCGTTAATGCAAGCAAAATATTATGCACGATTTCGGCCAAGAACGGGGGCGCTATTCTCTATAAGAAACTGACTTCCGACTCGCTGAAATACTTCTCCACAGCCGACTCCATAGACTTTTCTCAAGCACGGGAGTTCCGTGTTTACAGTCGGGATGGAAAGTCCTACCGCAGCTATACAGTAAGAGTGAACGTGCATAAGGTAGACGTAGGCAAGTTCGCATGGGAGCAAACGAATGGTCAGGATGACCGCTTGGGCATACTTTCAGCCATGAAAGCTGTGACATTGAACGGCAAAATCTACATCATGGGGACAGAAGGTAACAACACCAAACTCTATGCAACACCCAACAATGACGTAGGTGGTTGGCAGCAACTCACACCGAATATCCCCCTTGATCTAAAGGCCTACAGTAACTTGACAGTCTCTGATGGCTATCTTTATACGTACAGTGACAGCCGTATTCAGCGTAGCAGAGACGGTGTAACATGGGAAACAAGGGGAGCTGTTGTACTCAAACAACTCGCAGGTGGAGCCAATGGCAATCTCTATGGCATTACCGATGGTGGCATTCTGATGTCAAAAGACGGCGGAACGACATGGCAATCTGAAACCCTGGCCAGCAATTCGACCGAATTGCCAAGCCAGAACATCAGCCTGTTCAGCTTCTCCTCAAAGGTGAACACAGGCACTTACGACCTTGTTCTGATAGGAAATCCTCCGTCAGGGAATGATGTTTACGGCGCGTTGGTATGGGGAAAACAACTTAACTCGAGTCAATCTGCACAGTCATGGATATTCTACGGTCAGGATAACCAGCCTTATATGGCTCCCAGCCTGACCAATCTCCAGGTGGCAAAAATGGGAGAAGACTTGATAGCCTTTGGTGGAAAGGGCATCGGGAAATATAAGGCTAAGGCCTTTGAAAGTTTCTTTATCAGCAAAGGTAAAGGCACCGGATGGAAGAAAGACGCCCGTTTGTCTCTGCCGGCAAACTTCGAAAGCAATGAAACTTCTTTCACAATGACGATAGATGAAAACAATAATCTCTGGCTGATTGCCGGAGGAAGTGGTCGTATTTGGAAGGGGAACCTCGCCGGCTTGCTCTTAAAGAAATAA
- a CDS encoding DUF6089 family protein yields the protein MRKATLLLLMLAAMLNMNAQTDDEYLMEIGGGVGFLGYLGDYNNVLTRDLQPMATLLVRRNLNPYMGLRLAASFGKLKGDERDVKTVYPSTGVTPYSFSRTLTDVSLTYEYNFWPYGTGHDYYGAKRLTPFVFLGLGGTYAGGDGSSVFTANVPIGLGLKYKVGQRMNVGVEWAMHFSMSDKLDGRNDPYGITSSGMFKNTDCYSVLQLTLSYSFMPKCTTCNKD from the coding sequence ATGCGAAAGGCAACACTTCTGCTGTTGATGCTGGCTGCAATGCTTAACATGAATGCCCAGACCGACGACGAATATCTCATGGAGATAGGCGGAGGTGTGGGTTTCTTAGGTTATCTGGGCGATTATAACAATGTGCTCACACGCGACCTCCAGCCGATGGCAACGTTGCTTGTCCGCCGCAATCTGAACCCATATATGGGACTTAGGTTAGCTGCATCGTTTGGAAAGCTGAAAGGAGATGAACGAGATGTCAAAACTGTTTATCCCTCCACGGGTGTTACCCCCTATAGCTTCAGTCGTACACTGACAGATGTAAGTCTAACGTATGAATACAACTTCTGGCCTTACGGCACAGGACATGACTACTATGGAGCCAAGAGATTGACGCCTTTTGTCTTCTTAGGACTCGGCGGAACATACGCCGGTGGTGACGGTTCAAGCGTCTTCACAGCAAACGTTCCTATTGGCTTGGGCCTTAAATACAAGGTAGGACAGCGTATGAATGTGGGCGTGGAATGGGCTATGCACTTCTCCATGAGCGACAAACTTGATGGAAGAAATGACCCCTACGGCATCACATCCTCGGGGATGTTCAAGAACACTGACTGCTATTCCGTGCTGCAACTGACGCTCAGCTACAGCTTCATGCCGAAGTGTACAACATGTAATAAAGATTAG
- a CDS encoding isoprenyl transferase — protein sequence MTASLDMTRIPKHIAIIMDGNGRWASEKGKPRSYGHQAGVDAVRRITSEATRLGVKFLTLYTFSTENWNRPADEISALMGLVLTSLEDEIFMKNNVRFRVIGDRKRLPAEVEQKLRETEKHTKGNTAMTMVVALSYSARWEIVQAMRNILTENTDKSLQPTDITEEMISHHLETNFMPDPELLIRTGGELRISNYLLWQIAYSELYFCDTYWPDFSEDDLQKAIQSYQNRQRRFGKTEAQVEAEVTK from the coding sequence ATGACAGCTTCATTAGATATGACAAGAATCCCTAAACACATTGCTATCATCATGGATGGCAATGGACGATGGGCTTCAGAAAAAGGGAAACCTCGCAGCTACGGGCACCAAGCCGGAGTGGATGCCGTGCGTAGAATCACATCAGAAGCTACGCGCTTGGGAGTGAAGTTCCTTACACTATATACATTCTCTACAGAGAATTGGAACCGCCCTGCTGACGAAATCAGTGCACTCATGGGGTTAGTGCTCACGTCACTTGAGGATGAAATCTTCATGAAGAACAATGTGCGCTTTCGTGTTATCGGTGACAGAAAGCGACTTCCTGCCGAAGTAGAGCAGAAACTTCGTGAGACAGAAAAGCATACCAAGGGCAATACTGCAATGACAATGGTCGTGGCATTAAGCTACAGTGCACGTTGGGAAATTGTGCAAGCCATGAGGAATATCCTCACCGAGAATACGGACAAGTCTCTCCAGCCGACCGACATCACGGAAGAAATGATCAGTCATCATCTGGAAACGAACTTCATGCCCGACCCTGAACTACTGATACGTACGGGCGGAGAACTACGTATCAGCAACTATCTGCTATGGCAGATTGCCTATTCAGAACTGTATTTCTGCGATACCTACTGGCCCGATTTCAGCGAAGACGACCTGCAAAAAGCCATTCAGAGCTACCAGAATCGCCAGCGCAGATTTGGCAAGACAGAAGCACAGGTGGAAGCCGAAGTAACCAAATAG